Proteins encoded within one genomic window of Bacillus sp. F19:
- a CDS encoding sugar ABC transporter substrate-binding protein, which translates to MKGFKQAFILLTLFALLLTGCTSEQDAVSDTEPKAAEEKKEETAAAVASGSTEVPEAVQKPLKIAAIMQMSIGTFSSQYISGVQEQVEKFGGSVQIYNADNDLSKMATYVETAITQNVDAILIDHGRADALQGPVEKAAAKGIPVVAFDSDINVDGVTVIDQDDYSLAWKSLKTLAEDLNGEGEIVTVWVAGFTPMERRHTIYEAFKQRYPNIKEVAKFGTASANTALDTQTQMEAILKKHPNKGDIDAVFAAWDEFAKGATRAIKQAGREEIKVYGIDLSDEDLELMQQENSPWTATAATDPAEVGRVQVRFAYQKIAGEETPSIYSLEPHLVEGSTLPEQSIKMDSLSEYVPGWGTSAVATSPWMKLLETKGE; encoded by the coding sequence GTGAAAGGGTTTAAGCAGGCATTTATTTTACTTACATTGTTTGCCCTTCTTTTAACCGGGTGCACAAGTGAACAGGATGCTGTATCGGATACAGAACCAAAAGCTGCAGAAGAGAAGAAAGAAGAAACGGCTGCGGCTGTTGCTTCCGGCAGCACCGAAGTACCTGAAGCCGTGCAAAAGCCGCTGAAAATTGCAGCGATCATGCAGATGTCAATTGGAACATTTTCTTCTCAATACATCTCTGGTGTTCAGGAGCAGGTCGAAAAGTTCGGCGGATCCGTCCAAATTTACAACGCAGATAACGACTTATCAAAAATGGCTACATATGTAGAAACGGCCATCACGCAAAACGTTGATGCGATCTTAATTGACCACGGCCGTGCAGATGCCCTCCAAGGCCCTGTAGAAAAAGCTGCAGCCAAAGGAATCCCTGTAGTAGCCTTTGACAGCGACATCAATGTAGACGGCGTAACCGTCATTGATCAGGACGACTACAGCCTTGCCTGGAAATCACTTAAAACATTAGCTGAAGACTTAAACGGCGAAGGTGAAATCGTTACGGTTTGGGTCGCCGGCTTTACGCCAATGGAAAGACGCCACACCATCTATGAAGCGTTCAAACAGCGTTATCCAAACATTAAAGAAGTGGCGAAATTTGGTACAGCAAGCGCCAATACCGCTTTAGATACTCAAACACAGATGGAAGCCATTTTGAAAAAACACCCCAATAAAGGCGATATTGATGCCGTCTTTGCAGCATGGGATGAATTTGCAAAAGGAGCGACGAGGGCGATCAAGCAAGCCGGCCGTGAAGAAATTAAAGTGTACGGAATTGACTTAAGTGATGAAGACCTAGAGCTGATGCAGCAGGAAAACAGCCCATGGACAGCGACTGCAGCCACGGATCCTGCCGAAGTCGGCCGCGTACAGGTTCGCTTTGCTTATCAAAAGATTGCAGGTGAAGAAACACCCAGCATTTATTCCCTGGAACCGCATCTTGTCGAAGGATCAACTCTTCCGGAGCAATCCATTAAAATGGACTCCCTTTCTGAATATGTTCCAGGCTGGGGCACATCTGCTGTTGCCACATCACCTTGGATGAAATTACTTGAAACGAAGGGGGAATAA